Proteins from a single region of Bdellovibrio bacteriovorus HD100:
- a CDS encoding GyrI-like domain-containing protein, translating to MTHSFTQKADIKIVGISVRTSNGAEMKGSGKIGAHWQKFFSDGVMQKIPNQIAEGPIYAIYTDYESDVNGEYSFVLGKEVSSFDNLPDGLISKVLPASRYAAFTSKQGQMPNVVIELWQHIWGLSPADLGAERAYEADFEVYDQRSADPQNCQVDVFLSVR from the coding sequence GTGACCCATTCCTTTACACAAAAGGCAGATATCAAGATTGTCGGCATTTCAGTTCGCACCAGCAACGGCGCTGAAATGAAGGGAAGTGGCAAGATCGGGGCCCACTGGCAGAAGTTCTTCAGCGATGGGGTGATGCAAAAGATCCCGAATCAAATCGCTGAGGGACCGATTTATGCCATTTACACTGACTATGAAAGCGATGTGAACGGCGAGTATTCATTCGTTCTGGGTAAAGAGGTTTCTTCCTTTGATAATTTGCCGGACGGCCTGATTTCCAAAGTATTGCCGGCATCCAGATATGCCGCGTTCACTTCCAAACAGGGACAGATGCCCAATGTCGTGATCGAGCTTTGGCAGCACATCTGGGGCTTGAGTCCGGCGGATCTGGGCGCTGAGCGTGCCTACGAGGCAGACTTTGAGGTTTATGATCAGCGCAGTGCGGATCCTCAAAACTGCCAGGTGGATGTGTTTTTGTCGGTTCGTTAA
- a CDS encoding D-alanyl-D-alanine carboxypeptidase: MASTFKLGILAALAAPVLMASTASAKVYVNSVCHMKAAATAGKVEGEGDMQKKFPLASISKVITTLWAIEKLGVDYRHKTVLHLTPTANGSMDLHVEGSRDPIFGRNLSYFLISELNRMKVTKIENLTFDENFLLDWLAEESPRIGGVTPRYETIEQQAEAVIKNLKESFSTAINRAMYSKLRERATKAKVFMLEKPTIEVRNISFLPKNNYKKDKYTGSVVLQSAPLRTILKRMNNQSNNYIADNLYWNLGGTAAFNAFAAATLKADQNQIVFHNGSGNNEGTTAKPIYNEATCETMIKTLYTLNKSLEAKGYKLSDVLSVANKDSDSTIDNFGGNAAGSMIAKTGTVNKAKTLAGSISTKEGEFYFAILLHTDMDQSSSDRGVASQMIKNKISQLINKRSGPKEIQYTEILALPFDQNSYLTEANAPVVNLSKK, translated from the coding sequence ATGGCTTCGACATTCAAACTTGGTATCCTGGCGGCCCTGGCTGCCCCCGTTTTGATGGCCTCCACGGCCTCTGCCAAGGTTTATGTCAATTCCGTCTGCCATATGAAAGCTGCCGCCACCGCCGGCAAGGTGGAAGGCGAAGGAGACATGCAAAAGAAGTTTCCTCTGGCCTCTATTTCCAAGGTCATCACGACGTTGTGGGCGATTGAAAAGCTGGGCGTCGACTATCGCCACAAAACAGTTCTGCACCTGACTCCAACAGCCAATGGCTCTATGGATCTGCACGTGGAAGGCAGCCGTGATCCGATCTTCGGTCGCAACCTAAGCTATTTCCTGATATCTGAACTGAACCGCATGAAGGTCACCAAAATTGAAAACCTGACCTTTGATGAAAACTTCCTGCTGGACTGGCTGGCGGAAGAGTCCCCGCGCATTGGTGGTGTGACTCCCCGTTATGAAACCATCGAACAGCAGGCCGAGGCCGTGATCAAGAATCTGAAAGAGTCTTTTTCAACCGCTATCAACCGCGCCATGTACAGCAAGCTGCGTGAAAGAGCCACCAAAGCCAAAGTCTTTATGCTGGAAAAGCCCACCATTGAAGTGCGTAATATTTCATTCCTGCCAAAGAACAATTACAAGAAGGACAAATACACAGGCAGCGTGGTTCTGCAGTCGGCACCACTGCGCACAATCCTAAAGCGCATGAACAATCAGTCCAACAACTACATCGCTGACAATCTGTACTGGAACCTGGGTGGCACAGCAGCATTTAACGCCTTTGCAGCAGCCACACTGAAAGCCGACCAAAACCAGATCGTATTCCATAACGGATCTGGCAACAACGAAGGCACCACGGCCAAGCCGATCTACAACGAAGCCACATGTGAGACGATGATTAAAACTTTGTACACGCTGAACAAATCCCTGGAAGCCAAGGGTTACAAACTGAGTGATGTACTTTCCGTGGCCAACAAAGACAGCGATTCCACGATAGACAACTTCGGCGGCAATGCTGCAGGATCAATGATCGCCAAGACCGGAACCGTGAATAAAGCCAAGACCCTGGCAGGTTCCATTTCCACCAAAGAGGGTGAATTCTATTTTGCGATTCTTTTGCACACCGATATGGATCAGAGCAGCTCCGACCGTGGTGTGGCTTCTCAGATGATCAAAAATAAAATAAGTCAGTTGATCAACAAACGCTCCGGCCCCAAAGAAATTCAGTACACTGAAATTCTGGCGCTGCCGTTTGATCAAAACTCTTACCTGACCGAAGCCAACGCCCCAGTTGTGAATCTTTCCAAGAAGTAG
- a CDS encoding PQQ-dependent sugar dehydrogenase, with amino-acid sequence MRVLFWLVLAFSLVQCTSLQKTADRKTAAARMVLDKSGYLYDPLDTSCDGFPRLQVETMPGTCLGMVMPRDRAVDRSNDKSFIKPRTILQIAGTQDFLVVDMGGWSPQNGRLFLLTRSGSAPYEIKTLKLNLETPHGLALGPDGFYYIGERTRISKFHLKNNQVTDWTMVVGNLARKEGYMHPLSQFVFDPRNGDLYINSGSPSDHCVVQGTGVYKSCPEDQAQGNGAIYRIPAQLLKNLPAGGVKNYEITALGLRNSMAMAISDRGYLIQGENSRDFAELEEPYEEINVVDLDNGVGRHYGWPYCYNFHATSPEWLFPENKSLPLHKQFKKPVDCSQTNPSGIGDYQAPWLLMPPHVAPLHMAYYKGEMFGDLFGDKLLVTWHGYQPTGHRLVAYNVDSNGLPLAKESSSTFGFNQKGACSTRKAFTPHGGMARHGSYTEIISKWDEVKGIRPKGAPVAFTEASDGSLWIVEDRETRSIVRLARSASANHQEPCDKSAAAANDPQVQLLAWRSAIKESPVLEEGYRKVQTELIQKHCLGCHGNMQAQDFGKDRFSNLDFLVKNEWILPGNLERSKLYGSVARVEGYTPMPPADKEQIFGTAEGERVNKIISSWVNSLPTDIDNRYSQFKMADKRNIRAKPSTSATVCGQVAQGDIVYLDPRPATVISADGYKWSRIYMVPSHSRLYKQACPAPEDGVYYISR; translated from the coding sequence ATGCGCGTTTTATTCTGGCTGGTTCTGGCTTTTTCCTTGGTTCAGTGTACGTCTCTGCAAAAAACTGCGGACCGCAAAACAGCGGCTGCGCGCATGGTGCTGGATAAAAGCGGCTATCTTTACGACCCATTAGACACCTCTTGCGACGGTTTCCCGCGCCTGCAGGTGGAAACCATGCCTGGTACTTGCCTGGGGATGGTGATGCCACGGGATCGCGCCGTGGATCGCAGCAACGACAAAAGCTTTATCAAACCACGCACCATTTTGCAGATCGCCGGGACCCAGGATTTTCTGGTCGTCGACATGGGCGGATGGAGCCCGCAAAACGGTCGCTTGTTCCTGCTGACTCGTTCGGGCTCGGCCCCTTATGAAATCAAAACTTTGAAATTGAATCTGGAAACTCCGCATGGACTGGCACTGGGCCCGGATGGTTTTTACTATATCGGTGAACGCACGCGCATTTCGAAATTTCATTTGAAAAACAATCAGGTCACTGATTGGACGATGGTCGTCGGAAATCTGGCGCGCAAAGAGGGCTATATGCACCCGCTTTCGCAGTTCGTGTTTGATCCGCGCAACGGGGACCTTTACATCAACTCCGGCTCACCCAGCGATCACTGCGTGGTTCAGGGAACTGGCGTCTACAAATCCTGCCCTGAAGATCAAGCTCAAGGCAATGGCGCCATCTATCGCATCCCAGCCCAACTTCTGAAAAACCTTCCTGCGGGTGGAGTCAAAAACTATGAAATAACCGCCCTGGGTTTGCGCAACTCGATGGCCATGGCGATTTCAGACAGAGGATATCTGATTCAGGGTGAAAACAGCCGGGACTTTGCCGAACTGGAAGAACCTTACGAAGAAATCAACGTCGTGGATCTGGATAACGGCGTCGGTCGCCACTATGGCTGGCCCTATTGCTATAACTTCCACGCGACTTCACCCGAGTGGCTATTCCCGGAAAATAAAAGCCTTCCTTTGCACAAACAGTTCAAAAAACCAGTGGACTGCTCCCAAACCAATCCTTCCGGTATCGGTGACTATCAAGCGCCGTGGTTGTTGATGCCGCCTCACGTGGCCCCTTTGCACATGGCTTACTATAAGGGCGAGATGTTCGGTGATCTTTTCGGCGATAAGTTGCTGGTTACGTGGCACGGCTATCAACCCACTGGACATCGTCTGGTCGCCTACAATGTGGACAGCAATGGTCTGCCACTGGCGAAAGAATCCAGCTCCACTTTTGGATTCAATCAAAAAGGTGCCTGCAGCACGCGCAAGGCCTTTACTCCTCATGGCGGAATGGCCCGTCACGGTTCCTATACCGAGATCATTTCCAAGTGGGACGAAGTCAAAGGCATTCGCCCTAAGGGGGCTCCGGTGGCATTCACCGAAGCTTCGGATGGATCCCTGTGGATTGTCGAAGACCGTGAAACTCGCAGCATCGTGCGCCTGGCTAGATCCGCAAGCGCCAATCACCAGGAGCCCTGTGATAAGAGCGCCGCGGCCGCCAACGACCCGCAAGTGCAGCTTCTGGCGTGGAGATCCGCGATCAAAGAAAGTCCTGTTCTGGAAGAAGGCTATCGCAAAGTTCAAACCGAGCTGATTCAAAAACACTGTCTGGGTTGTCACGGCAACATGCAGGCGCAGGACTTCGGCAAGGACCGCTTCAGCAATCTGGATTTCCTGGTGAAAAATGAATGGATCCTGCCGGGGAACCTTGAGCGCAGCAAACTGTATGGCAGCGTTGCCCGCGTGGAAGGTTACACGCCGATGCCTCCGGCCGACAAAGAGCAGATCTTTGGCACTGCTGAAGGCGAACGAGTGAATAAGATCATCTCGTCTTGGGTGAATTCTTTGCCGACAGATATCGACAACCGCTACAGCCAGTTCAAAATGGCGGACAAACGAAACATCCGCGCCAAGCCGTCCACCAGCGCTACTGTCTGTGGGCAGGTTGCTCAAGGTGACATCGTGTATTTGGACCCTCGCCCGGCCACGGTGATATCTGCTGACGGCTATAAATGGAGCCGCATCTATATGGTGCCTTCCCACAGCCGTCTGTACAAACAAGCCTGCCCGGCACCGGAAGACGGTGTGTACTATATCTCTCGCTAA
- a CDS encoding low molecular weight protein-tyrosine-phosphatase: MTRQNNSPKIIQMKSQKLLFVCLGNICRSPTAEAVAAHLIKQRDLPWVVDSAGTSGAHDGEMADPRSILHGERRGYDLTSISRAIRESDYYDFDWILAMDASNLEHLRQRCPDKTLLDKISLVTDYCSEFKVKGVPDPYYGGVDGFDHVLDILEDAIEGLIDKVQDRSDKI, from the coding sequence ATGACAAGACAAAATAATAGCCCTAAAATAATTCAAATGAAAAGCCAAAAATTACTCTTTGTCTGCCTAGGAAATATTTGTCGCTCCCCCACTGCCGAAGCCGTGGCAGCGCATCTCATCAAACAACGGGACTTGCCGTGGGTGGTTGATTCCGCCGGAACGTCCGGAGCCCATGACGGGGAAATGGCCGACCCACGCAGCATCCTGCATGGCGAACGCCGGGGGTATGACCTGACAAGTATCTCCCGTGCGATTCGCGAATCAGACTACTATGATTTTGACTGGATCCTGGCGATGGACGCCAGCAACCTTGAACATCTGCGCCAACGCTGCCCGGATAAAACCCTGTTGGACAAGATTTCATTGGTCACCGATTACTGCTCCGAATTTAAAGTCAAAGGCGTGCCAGACCCTTACTATGGAGGCGTCGACGGTTTTGATCACGTGTTGGATATTCTGGAAGACGCCATCGAAGGCCTGATCGACAAAGTTCAGGACCGCAGCGACAAGATTTAA
- a CDS encoding TRASH domain-containing protein, giving the protein MSLKKSLLVFVMGVFVVLAGMISPAKAAEALEIVPNQKVCMVTNMVFPRDQIPVKQGGKTYYGCCENCKKTLAEDANARTAIDPVSGKSVDKATAVIAARADGSVVYFQNKKNFEKFRARK; this is encoded by the coding sequence ATGTCCCTAAAGAAGTCATTGTTAGTTTTTGTAATGGGTGTGTTTGTTGTTTTGGCGGGTATGATCAGTCCAGCCAAGGCTGCTGAAGCATTGGAGATCGTGCCGAATCAAAAAGTCTGCATGGTGACCAATATGGTTTTTCCACGCGATCAGATTCCGGTAAAGCAGGGTGGTAAAACTTATTATGGCTGCTGCGAAAACTGCAAAAAGACCCTGGCTGAAGACGCGAACGCCCGTACAGCGATCGACCCGGTATCAGGTAAGTCCGTCGACAAAGCGACAGCGGTGATTGCCGCTCGTGCCGATGGTTCCGTGGTTTATTTCCAGAATAAAAAGAACTTCGAAAAATTCCGCGCGCGTAAATAA
- a CDS encoding amino acid ABC transporter permease — protein MFSWFRTDIIIEYWPLFMQGLATTLQLTLIGIFFGTILGLFLGLGKIARIERGPWRWPTHLFVRLPSQIYIGFFRGTPLFVQILLIHFALVPLLIHPEDGLLISGDMALYLKREYGALISGALALSLNSAAYIAEIFRAGIQSIDRGQFEAARSLGLSYFHTMKSIIIPQAFRRMLPPLGNEAITLLKDSSLVSAIGLAELAYAARTAAGAYARYWEPYLFISLIYLIITLGMSFVVHRLEKRYQSA, from the coding sequence ATGTTTTCGTGGTTTCGCACTGACATCATCATCGAATACTGGCCTCTCTTCATGCAGGGGCTGGCCACCACCCTGCAACTGACTTTGATCGGAATCTTTTTTGGCACCATCCTGGGCCTGTTTTTGGGACTGGGGAAAATCGCCCGCATAGAACGTGGCCCCTGGCGCTGGCCGACTCACTTGTTCGTCCGTCTGCCATCGCAAATCTATATTGGCTTTTTCCGTGGCACTCCCCTGTTTGTGCAAATCCTGCTGATTCATTTTGCCCTGGTCCCTTTGCTGATTCATCCCGAAGACGGGCTGCTGATCTCGGGTGACATGGCTCTTTACCTGAAACGGGAATACGGCGCGCTTATTTCCGGTGCGTTGGCATTAAGTCTTAATTCAGCGGCTTATATCGCCGAAATATTCCGTGCCGGGATCCAGTCCATTGATCGCGGCCAATTTGAAGCGGCAAGATCTCTGGGCCTGAGTTACTTCCACACGATGAAGTCCATCATCATTCCGCAGGCGTTTCGTCGCATGCTGCCTCCGTTGGGAAATGAAGCCATCACCCTGCTGAAGGATTCTTCTTTGGTGTCGGCCATCGGTTTGGCAGAACTGGCTTACGCCGCCCGCACCGCTGCGGGAGCCTATGCCCGCTATTGGGAACCATATCTGTTTATTTCGTTGATTTATCTGATCATCACCCTGGGCATGTCCTTTGTGGTTCACCGTCTTGAGAAAAGGTACCAATCCGCATGA
- a CDS encoding polyphosphate polymerase domain-containing protein has translation MSGPVSPLALERYELKYLIPASLVEPISRFVETYCEMDYYSTVSPDKHYTINSLYLDTPSLYLLRFKESANAYSFNMRIRSYGDNPKPPYFFEIKYKLREFVRKKRALVHDENWADILEWGAIPAHIQGSSRGNLEEFLRVKMTYNVGPVILTQYRRKAYLSVVDDYARVTFDRDLRYQEMNEWCVRPNAHLLSHYDHPDSFEEPGCNVVLELKCEKKIPYWMVDLIRRFELESGSFSKFGNSMLTLFGVPEVLSPGPLYL, from the coding sequence GTGAGCGGCCCGGTTTCCCCTCTGGCTCTGGAGCGATATGAATTAAAGTACCTGATTCCGGCAAGTCTGGTCGAGCCGATCTCGCGGTTCGTGGAAACGTATTGTGAAATGGATTACTACTCGACGGTTTCGCCAGACAAACACTACACCATCAACAGCCTTTATCTGGACACACCCAGCTTGTACCTGCTGCGGTTCAAGGAATCGGCCAATGCCTATAGCTTTAATATGCGGATCCGTTCCTATGGAGACAACCCCAAGCCGCCCTATTTCTTCGAGATTAAATACAAACTGCGTGAGTTCGTGCGCAAGAAGCGCGCACTGGTGCATGATGAAAACTGGGCGGATATTCTGGAGTGGGGAGCTATCCCGGCGCACATCCAGGGGAGTTCTCGCGGCAATCTCGAAGAGTTCCTACGTGTGAAAATGACTTATAATGTGGGCCCGGTGATTTTGACCCAGTACCGGCGCAAGGCCTATCTTTCTGTTGTGGATGATTATGCCCGAGTGACCTTCGATCGGGACTTGCGCTATCAAGAGATGAATGAGTGGTGTGTGCGGCCGAACGCTCATCTGTTAAGCCACTATGACCATCCTGATTCCTTTGAAGAGCCCGGATGCAATGTGGTCCTGGAGCTGAAGTGTGAAAAAAAGATTCCTTACTGGATGGTGGATCTGATTAGGCGCTTTGAACTGGAAAGTGGCTCGTTCTCGAAGTTTGGCAACTCGATGTTAACTCTTTTTGGGGTGCCTGAGGTCTTATCCCCAGGCCCGTTGTATCTTTAG
- a CDS encoding amino acid ABC transporter ATP-binding protein, whose amino-acid sequence MIQIQALDKFFGSRQVLKNVSCEIKDNEVVCVIGPSGSGKSTFLRCINALEIAQAGTIKVDGFEVTNPQTDLNKLRAHVGMVFQRFNLFPHKTALQNIMLAPRKVKHLSKEAAEAKARELLARVGLAEKADSYPHELSGGQQQRVAIARALAMEPQVMLFDEPTSALDPEMVGEVLDVIKSLAHSGKTMVIVTHEMGFARQVSDRILFMDEGQVVEQGPPEKIFSRAESERTRTFLGKVLRFHETPS is encoded by the coding sequence ATGATTCAGATTCAAGCCTTGGACAAATTCTTTGGCAGCCGCCAGGTTCTTAAAAACGTGTCCTGTGAAATCAAGGACAACGAAGTGGTGTGTGTGATTGGACCGTCCGGCTCTGGCAAAAGCACCTTTTTAAGATGCATCAACGCCCTGGAAATCGCCCAAGCGGGCACCATCAAGGTCGACGGCTTTGAGGTCACCAACCCGCAGACGGATCTGAACAAACTGCGGGCTCACGTGGGCATGGTATTTCAGCGCTTCAATCTGTTCCCGCACAAAACGGCGTTGCAGAATATTATGCTGGCCCCCAGGAAGGTGAAACACCTTTCCAAGGAGGCCGCGGAAGCCAAGGCCCGGGAACTGCTGGCCCGTGTGGGCTTGGCTGAAAAAGCCGACAGCTATCCACACGAACTTTCCGGAGGACAGCAACAGCGTGTCGCCATTGCACGAGCACTGGCCATGGAACCGCAAGTGATGTTGTTTGACGAGCCCACTTCAGCTCTGGATCCGGAAATGGTTGGAGAAGTTTTGGATGTGATCAAATCGCTGGCTCACAGCGGAAAGACCATGGTCATTGTCACCCACGAGATGGGTTTCGCCCGACAAGTCAGTGATCGCATCTTATTCATGGATGAAGGCCAGGTCGTCGAGCAAGGACCACCCGAGAAGATCTTCAGCCGCGCTGAGAGCGAAAGAACCCGGACCTTCCTGGGGAAGGTCTTGCGGTTCCACGAAACTCCTTCCTAA
- a CDS encoding basic amino acid ABC transporter substrate-binding protein, whose protein sequence is MKRLSLLITSCLLLMTLGCTKKESGTADTAAKTSAKKELTVGTDAAYAPFEIENADKSISGFDIEIIQAIAAKQGLTLNIVNTPWEGLFSQLESGDRDILISAITINDERKKTMDFSEPYFDAVQLIAVPNSSKVSKFDDLKKLKVGVQIGTTGDEVVTRLLGRASSNIKRFEGTPLALQELINGGVDAVVADNGVINNFFANNPKDFKVLSDTTFSKEQYGIAVKKGNTDLLKKINDGLAAIKADGTYDSIFKKYFGEKKN, encoded by the coding sequence TTTCGCTTCTTATCACCAGTTGCCTTCTGCTAATGACTTTGGGTTGCACCAAAAAAGAGTCCGGGACCGCTGACACTGCGGCAAAAACATCAGCAAAAAAAGAACTCACCGTTGGAACGGATGCCGCCTACGCCCCATTTGAAATCGAAAACGCCGACAAAAGCATCAGTGGCTTCGACATCGAGATCATTCAAGCCATCGCGGCCAAACAAGGCCTGACTCTGAATATAGTGAACACCCCCTGGGAAGGCCTGTTCAGCCAACTGGAGTCCGGTGATCGCGACATCCTGATTTCCGCCATCACCATCAATGACGAACGCAAAAAAACAATGGACTTTTCAGAGCCCTATTTTGATGCCGTTCAGCTCATTGCGGTTCCCAACAGCTCCAAGGTCAGCAAGTTCGATGACTTGAAAAAACTGAAGGTCGGTGTTCAGATCGGCACCACCGGAGACGAAGTCGTCACCCGCCTGCTGGGCCGAGCCAGCTCGAACATCAAACGCTTTGAAGGCACCCCTTTGGCTTTGCAAGAACTGATCAACGGCGGAGTGGATGCTGTTGTTGCCGACAACGGCGTCATCAACAACTTCTTTGCCAACAACCCGAAAGACTTCAAGGTCCTGTCAGACACCACATTCTCGAAAGAGCAATATGGCATCGCGGTTAAAAAGGGCAACACAGACCTGCTGAAGAAGATCAATGACGGGCTGGCGGCCATCAAAGCCGACGGCACCTATGACAGCATCTTCAAAAAATACTTCGGAGAAAAGAAGAACTGA
- a CDS encoding DUF4956 domain-containing protein, with protein sequence MLDFSVLNSSFANPTWISIIYAFLLSFILGTALAVAYVRTFRGLSYSLNFLHGLVLLPIVIAIAMQAIGDNVARGIGMIGALSLLRFRTNVKDPRDMFFIFASLAVGLASGVHAYGIAILGTVCFILALTVLQKSPFAAGPQFDGLLRLNLSRSGQDQREVEGVLEKSCRHFALATIREMGQGERLDFSYQVRLKPRQTSAELVEELGRISSVRGLNFMNQESVIEV encoded by the coding sequence ATGTTGGATTTTTCTGTTCTTAACTCATCATTTGCCAACCCGACGTGGATTTCTATCATCTATGCTTTTTTGCTTAGTTTTATTCTGGGGACGGCCTTGGCCGTGGCCTATGTGAGGACCTTCCGCGGTCTTTCTTATTCATTGAACTTCCTGCATGGCCTGGTGCTGTTGCCGATTGTAATTGCTATTGCGATGCAGGCCATTGGAGACAATGTCGCTCGTGGTATCGGCATGATTGGAGCGTTGTCTTTGCTGCGGTTTCGCACGAACGTCAAAGATCCGAGGGACATGTTCTTTATTTTTGCCTCGCTGGCGGTGGGCCTGGCTTCCGGGGTTCATGCCTATGGTATCGCCATTTTAGGAACCGTCTGCTTTATTCTGGCTTTGACTGTTCTGCAGAAGTCTCCCTTCGCTGCAGGTCCGCAGTTTGACGGTCTTTTGCGCCTGAATCTGTCCAGATCCGGTCAGGATCAGCGTGAAGTGGAAGGGGTGCTGGAAAAATCCTGCCGGCATTTCGCACTGGCCACCATCCGGGAAATGGGCCAGGGGGAGCGGTTGGATTTTTCCTATCAGGTGCGCTTAAAGCCTCGTCAAACCTCGGCGGAACTTGTGGAAGAGCTGGGTCGTATTTCTTCTGTGCGTGGCCTGAACTTTATGAATCAAGAATCTGTGATCGAGGTGTAA
- a CDS encoding DUF3616 domain-containing protein, translated as MKLGDVVGTENRFLLGCWSVAVVLVLMLGLVLGSDPVSILGVAESREFQVNFDSPVEIKHIYVLPSQIVRKGDLLAELGQSEWESQLRVLKSRYDKLNAEMHLRQQLAGVVKDLGHLAPSADPLLVELEDARREMALIEGRMKNLFVFAEVDGAVGAVNFKNGEKAPAFAPLITLVPLNPTYVNGYINENLSSTLSVGQVVEVSSAGGKVVRGSVVSIGSRIVQIPDRLLRIQTLPAWGREVVIKIPRTNEFLLGEKVFVQKKWNLSLLSLANADEATQALESQQQDPREMDIPLNIVETFKPEMSGVVFVPELKQFVLVSDDYPDNRPVLFLMNEQGQIQPHQIQVSGLPAMADIESVSVQGQHLYLLSSLSATKKGKLKEERQIFAQIKRSGLRYSVENHVDLRKTLLRALKDSQDPVLKSVYEADLKVAKEGFEVEGHAIDDKDLYLSLKGPVLRRNEGLILKVSDFASVFDGGLKPAQVTLAARFDLKLPHQDVEMVLTDLIKQGDAFYLASSCRGASCSAIWKVTAGQTAPELLHEFRMRHLEGLALHPHTRQMFAVFDSKSSSQYAVVSLVDKRTP; from the coding sequence GTGAAACTAGGTGACGTCGTCGGGACCGAGAACCGTTTTCTGTTGGGCTGCTGGAGTGTGGCCGTGGTTCTGGTATTGATGCTGGGACTGGTGCTGGGGTCTGATCCCGTCAGCATTCTGGGGGTCGCAGAATCCCGCGAATTTCAGGTGAACTTCGACAGTCCGGTTGAAATCAAACATATCTATGTGCTTCCCAGTCAGATAGTGCGCAAAGGGGATCTGCTGGCAGAACTGGGGCAGTCGGAATGGGAATCCCAGCTGCGTGTTCTGAAAAGCCGTTACGACAAGCTTAATGCTGAGATGCACTTGCGCCAGCAACTGGCCGGAGTCGTCAAAGACCTGGGTCATCTGGCTCCTTCAGCCGATCCATTGCTGGTGGAGCTTGAGGATGCAAGAAGGGAAATGGCCTTGATCGAAGGCCGCATGAAGAACCTTTTTGTCTTTGCCGAGGTTGACGGCGCCGTGGGTGCGGTGAACTTCAAAAATGGAGAAAAGGCGCCGGCGTTTGCTCCCTTGATTACGTTAGTTCCGCTCAATCCCACTTATGTGAACGGTTACATCAACGAAAACCTGTCATCAACTTTGTCTGTGGGGCAGGTGGTGGAAGTCAGCTCTGCCGGAGGCAAGGTGGTGCGGGGTTCGGTGGTCAGTATCGGATCCCGTATTGTGCAGATTCCTGATCGTCTGTTGCGAATTCAAACTTTGCCGGCCTGGGGACGTGAAGTCGTGATCAAGATCCCCCGCACCAATGAGTTTTTGCTGGGAGAAAAGGTCTTTGTTCAGAAGAAATGGAACTTGTCATTGTTAAGTCTGGCCAATGCCGACGAAGCGACGCAGGCTCTCGAATCTCAGCAGCAAGATCCCCGGGAAATGGACATTCCGCTGAATATTGTTGAGACCTTCAAGCCCGAGATGTCAGGCGTGGTCTTCGTTCCGGAGCTCAAGCAGTTTGTTTTGGTTTCAGATGACTATCCTGACAACCGTCCGGTGCTGTTCCTGATGAATGAACAAGGCCAGATTCAACCCCACCAGATCCAGGTTTCAGGACTGCCGGCGATGGCGGACATTGAATCGGTTTCGGTCCAGGGCCAGCACCTGTACTTGCTAAGCTCTCTGTCAGCGACCAAAAAAGGCAAGCTTAAAGAGGAGCGTCAGATCTTCGCGCAGATCAAACGCAGTGGTCTGCGCTACAGCGTTGAAAACCATGTGGATCTGCGCAAGACGCTGTTGAGGGCCCTGAAAGACTCACAAGATCCGGTTTTGAAATCAGTCTATGAAGCTGATTTGAAGGTGGCTAAAGAGGGATTTGAAGTCGAAGGTCACGCCATTGACGACAAGGATTTGTATCTGTCGCTGAAAGGCCCCGTACTTCGTCGCAACGAAGGGCTTATCTTGAAAGTTTCGGACTTTGCCTCGGTCTTTGACGGGGGCCTGAAGCCGGCACAAGTAACACTGGCCGCGCGGTTCGATCTGAAGTTGCCCCATCAGGATGTCGAGATGGTGCTGACGGATCTGATCAAGCAGGGGGATGCTTTCTATCTTGCTTCATCCTGTCGAGGAGCCTCGTGCAGTGCGATCTGGAAGGTGACTGCAGGCCAAACGGCCCCGGAGCTGCTGCATGAATTCCGTATGCGACATCTGGAAGGTTTGGCCCTTCATCCCCACACCCGTCAAATGTTTGCTGTCTTTGACAGCAAAAGCTCCAGTCAGTATGCCGTCGTCAGTCTTGTGGATAAAAGGACGCCCTGA